In Acidobacteriota bacterium, a single genomic region encodes these proteins:
- a CDS encoding HAD-IIIC family phosphatase, whose translation MTVDTATPAADQQPASETEERGHRTVKLLIWDLDNTLWDGTLLEGDDVQPRDGVVKTLETLDERGILQSVASKNDHAAAMERLKALGLDHYFLYPMINWSSKASNIEQIVQSINIGMDTVAFIDDQPFERDEVSHSLPEILTLDADEAPGLAERSEFQPRFITDESSLRRQMYQADIERKEAEEGFVGPTEEFLASLDMHFTLGPAQQEDLQRAEELTMRTHQLNTTGYTYDYDELDAFRQSDDHLLLIAGLVDRYGTYGKIGLTLVEKEDDVWHLRLLLMSCRVMSRGVGTIMLQHVLSLAKQAGVRLLAEFRSNDRNRMMLVTYKFSGFKEIDRKDGTLLLEHDLESIQPFPDYVEVVLTD comes from the coding sequence ATGACCGTCGACACAGCCACCCCCGCCGCCGACCAGCAACCCGCCAGCGAGACTGAAGAGCGTGGCCACCGCACCGTCAAGCTGCTGATCTGGGATCTCGACAACACCCTCTGGGACGGCACCCTCCTGGAGGGCGACGACGTCCAGCCCCGGGACGGCGTGGTCAAGACCCTCGAGACCCTCGACGAGCGCGGCATTCTGCAGTCGGTGGCGAGCAAGAACGATCACGCCGCCGCCATGGAGCGCCTCAAAGCCCTGGGTCTCGATCACTACTTCCTCTATCCGATGATCAATTGGAGCTCCAAAGCTTCCAACATCGAGCAGATCGTCCAGTCGATCAATATCGGCATGGACACGGTGGCGTTCATCGACGATCAGCCTTTCGAGCGCGACGAGGTCAGCCACTCGCTGCCGGAGATCCTCACCCTCGACGCCGACGAAGCTCCCGGTTTGGCGGAGCGCTCGGAGTTCCAGCCCCGCTTCATCACCGACGAGTCGTCGCTGCGGCGGCAGATGTACCAGGCGGACATCGAGCGCAAGGAAGCGGAGGAAGGCTTCGTCGGACCGACGGAGGAATTCCTCGCCAGCCTCGACATGCACTTCACCCTCGGGCCGGCGCAGCAGGAAGATCTGCAGCGGGCCGAAGAGCTGACCATGCGCACCCACCAGCTCAACACCACCGGCTACACCTACGACTACGACGAGCTCGACGCCTTTCGTCAGAGCGACGATCACTTGCTGCTCATCGCCGGGCTGGTGGACCGCTACGGCACCTACGGCAAGATCGGCCTGACGCTGGTGGAAAAGGAAGACGACGTCTGGCATCTGCGCCTGCTGCTCATGTCCTGCCGAGTCATGTCCCGAGGGGTCGGCACCATCATGCTGCAGCACGTGCTGAGCCTGGCGAAGCAAGCCGGGGTGCGGCTGCTGGCGGAGTTCCGCTCCAACGACCGCAACCGCATGATGTTGGTGACCTACAAATTCTCCGGTTTCAAGGAGATCGACCGCAAGGACGGCACGCTGCTCCTGGAGCACGACCTGGAGTCGATCCAGCCGTTCCCGGACTACGT